The following proteins come from a genomic window of Nitrospirota bacterium:
- a CDS encoding carbamoyltransferase, with protein sequence MRVLGVSAYYHDAAAALVADGRIVAAAQEERFTRRKHDARFPHHAVAYCLREAGITLADLDRVAFYDKPLLKFERLLETYLSFAPRGWRSFVAAMPVWLKEKLFLEKLLRQELEAVAVELGCEAWEKPFLFPEHHFSHAASAFYPSPFEEAAVLTMDGVGEWATTSFGVGRQASLTLQADITFPHSLGLLYSAFTYYTGFKVNSGEYKVMGLAPYGEPKYVDLILTHLIDLKEDGSFRLNLDFFDYCTGLRMTNERFHRLFGGEPRQPESALTQREMDLARSIQDVTELAVLRIARHVRRQTGMRRLCMAGGVALNCVANGLVLRERVFERLWIQPAAGDAGGAIGAALAAYHVHAGGTRRLDPEQPDGMDGSYLGPAFSDEEVEAFLRKHGYPFEKLADAELFETVADLLANEAVVGWCQGRMEFGPRALGNRSILGDARSPKMQSMMNLKIKYRESFRPFAPAVLEERVSDYFDLAEPSPYMLLVAPVREARRLPLSEEDRRLFGIQRLNRPRSDIPAVTHVDYSARIQTVSRVTNPRFHALLCAFEAKTGCGVLVNTSFNVRGEPIVCSPQDAYRCFMRTEMDVLVFGNCLLRKDAQPPLTEEADWRKEFQLD encoded by the coding sequence GTGCGAGTCCTGGGGGTTTCCGCCTACTACCATGACGCAGCCGCTGCGCTCGTGGCGGACGGGCGGATCGTCGCGGCGGCGCAGGAAGAGCGGTTCACGCGCAGGAAGCACGATGCGCGGTTCCCGCACCACGCTGTGGCCTACTGTCTGCGTGAGGCGGGGATCACGCTGGCGGACCTGGACCGGGTGGCCTTCTACGACAAGCCGCTGCTGAAGTTCGAACGGCTCCTGGAGACCTACCTCTCCTTTGCTCCCAGAGGGTGGCGGTCGTTCGTGGCCGCCATGCCGGTCTGGCTCAAGGAGAAGCTCTTTCTGGAGAAGCTGCTCCGGCAGGAACTGGAGGCGGTCGCCGTCGAGCTCGGGTGCGAAGCCTGGGAGAAGCCGTTCCTATTCCCGGAGCATCACTTCTCCCATGCCGCCTCCGCCTTCTACCCCTCGCCTTTCGAGGAAGCCGCGGTGCTGACGATGGACGGGGTGGGGGAGTGGGCGACGACGAGCTTCGGGGTCGGAAGACAGGCCTCCCTGACCCTCCAGGCGGACATCACGTTTCCCCATTCGCTCGGGCTCCTCTATTCCGCCTTCACCTATTACACCGGCTTCAAAGTCAATTCCGGCGAATACAAGGTCATGGGGCTGGCGCCCTACGGGGAGCCGAAGTATGTGGACCTGATTCTGACTCATCTGATCGACCTGAAAGAAGACGGCTCGTTCCGCCTAAACCTGGACTTCTTCGACTACTGCACCGGCCTGCGCATGACCAACGAACGGTTCCACCGGCTGTTCGGAGGGGAGCCGCGACAGCCGGAGTCCGCCCTGACCCAGCGAGAGATGGACTTGGCCCGATCCATCCAGGACGTCACCGAGCTGGCGGTGCTGCGGATCGCGCGCCACGTGCGCCGGCAAACGGGCATGAGGCGCCTCTGCATGGCCGGAGGCGTGGCGCTGAACTGCGTGGCCAACGGGCTGGTGCTCCGCGAGCGGGTCTTCGAGCGGCTCTGGATCCAACCGGCGGCGGGCGATGCGGGCGGCGCCATCGGGGCGGCGCTGGCCGCTTATCACGTCCATGCCGGCGGCACGCGCCGGCTCGATCCGGAGCAGCCCGACGGCATGGACGGCTCCTACCTGGGACCCGCCTTTTCCGACGAAGAGGTCGAAGCCTTCCTGAGAAAGCATGGCTATCCATTCGAGAAACTCGCCGATGCCGAGCTGTTCGAGACGGTGGCCGATCTGCTGGCCAACGAGGCGGTCGTGGGCTGGTGCCAGGGGCGAATGGAGTTCGGGCCCCGCGCGCTGGGCAACCGGTCCATCCTCGGGGACGCCCGTTCCCCCAAGATGCAGTCCATGATGAACCTGAAAATCAAATACCGGGAGTCGTTCAGGCCCTTCGCGCCGGCGGTCCTGGAGGAGCGGGTCTCGGACTATTTCGACCTGGCGGAACCCTCCCCGTACATGCTGCTGGTCGCGCCGGTCCGGGAGGCCCGCCGGTTGCCGCTTTCAGAGGAGGACCGGCGACTCTTCGGCATCCAGCGGCTGAACCGGCCGCGGTCCGATATCCCGGCCGTCACCCACGTGGACTATTCGGCCAGGATTCAGACGGTCTCCCGCGTGACCAATCCGCGGTTCCACGCCCTCCTGTGCGCGTTCGAAGCGAAGACCGGCTGCGGCGTGCTCGTCAACACTTCGTTCAACGTGCGCGGGGAGCCGATCGTGTGCAGCCCGCAGGACGCCTACCGGTGCTTCATGCGGACCGAGATGGATGTCCTCGTGTTCGGGAATTGCCTCCTCAGGAAAGACGCGCAGCCCCCGTTGACCGAAGAGGCGGATTGGCGAAAAGAGTTTCAACTGGATTAG
- a CDS encoding DUF5989 family protein, translating to MGSFLKELWAFMRERKKFWLLPIIMVLLLFGALLVLTEGSAVAPFIYTLF from the coding sequence GTGGGATCGTTTCTGAAGGAACTGTGGGCGTTCATGCGCGAGCGGAAGAAGTTTTGGCTCTTGCCGATCATCATGGTCCTGCTCCTGTTCGGTGCGCTGCTGGTCCTGACTGAGGGCTCGGCCGTGGCTCCGTTCATTTACACCCTGTTTTAG
- a CDS encoding formylglycine-generating enzyme family protein, translating into MNCLHRTGSSLLSLLLLVAAPLAATAASLPQVIAGRDGAPMVLVPAGPFQMGVPAGDRDGGRDEYPRHEVVLDNFYIDKFEVTNGRYLEFVRATGHRAPQHPKDPSRNLWQGNRMPESVADRPVINVDWHDADAYCRWAGKRLPTEAEWEKAARGSDGRRFPWGNVEPTHKHLNYNQRWIGEKTLMPVGSYEAGKSPYGAYDMAGNVWEWVADWYDPLYYEKSPAKDPKGPETGTHKVIRSSGWQVETPMVRIFTRVKSDPLDRNDSTGFRCTKDAP; encoded by the coding sequence ATGAACTGTTTGCACCGAACCGGCTCTTCCCTGCTCAGTCTGCTTCTGCTCGTCGCGGCTCCCCTCGCCGCCACGGCGGCATCCCTTCCCCAAGTCATCGCCGGACGCGACGGCGCCCCCATGGTGCTGGTTCCAGCCGGGCCGTTCCAAATGGGCGTCCCGGCAGGAGATCGTGACGGCGGCCGCGACGAATACCCTCGCCACGAGGTCGTCCTGGACAACTTCTACATTGACAAGTTCGAGGTCACCAACGGCCGCTACCTGGAATTCGTGCGGGCCACCGGCCACCGGGCTCCACAGCACCCGAAGGATCCGAGCCGGAACCTCTGGCAGGGCAACCGGATGCCCGAGTCGGTCGCGGACCGGCCGGTCATCAACGTGGACTGGCACGACGCGGACGCCTACTGCCGGTGGGCCGGGAAACGGCTGCCGACGGAGGCCGAGTGGGAGAAGGCGGCGCGGGGATCGGACGGCCGACGGTTCCCGTGGGGGAACGTGGAGCCGACCCACAAGCACCTCAACTACAACCAACGCTGGATCGGTGAGAAGACGCTGATGCCGGTCGGCAGCTACGAGGCGGGGAAAAGCCCTTACGGGGCCTACGACATGGCCGGGAACGTCTGGGAATGGGTTGCCGACTGGTACGATCCGCTCTACTACGAGAAGAGCCCGGCCAAGGATCCGAAAGGGCCGGAAACCGGCACCCACAAGGTGATCCGGAGCTCAGGCTGGCAGGTCGAGACCCCGATGGTCCGCATCTTCACCCGGGTCAAGAGCGATCCTCTGGACCGGAACGACTCCACCGGCTTCCGCTGCACGAAGGACGCTCCGTAA
- a CDS encoding SxtJ family membrane protein, whose product MSHDRTFGFVMAGALGVLAAIRYVWNGAASWWLAGIGLGFLATALLAPTWLGPVRTWWMKLAATLGRINARILMTLVFAIVVVPMGLLLRLMGRQPIPISAKGGHGSYWRRRHEGDFASERMERQF is encoded by the coding sequence ATGTCACACGATCGGACCTTCGGATTCGTCATGGCCGGCGCCCTGGGCGTGCTCGCCGCCATCAGGTACGTCTGGAATGGCGCAGCATCCTGGTGGCTGGCCGGGATCGGGCTGGGCTTCCTGGCGACGGCATTGCTGGCTCCAACCTGGCTCGGCCCGGTGCGAACCTGGTGGATGAAACTTGCCGCGACCCTGGGGCGCATCAACGCCCGCATCCTGATGACCCTGGTCTTTGCGATCGTAGTCGTGCCGATGGGGCTCCTCTTGCGGCTGATGGGACGACAGCCGATTCCGATCTCCGCGAAAGGGGGCCACGGGTCCTACTGGCGCCGGCGTCATGAGGGTGACTTTGCGTCGGAGCGAATGGAGCGGCAGTTCTGA
- the tdh gene encoding L-threonine 3-dehydrogenase, producing the protein MRALVKTAPEPGLTLQDAPVPRPAPGEALVKVAATSLCGTDAHIYNWDEWARGRIRPPRIIGHEMCGEVVELGPGVTSVSVGDYVAAESHFTCGLCFQCRTGQAHVCRNYQILGIDVDGSYAEYVALPERVLWKTSRDIPPELACVQEPLGNAVYAALVEDLTGHSVLISGCGPTGLFAAAVARVAGAATIVATDISDYRLGLAKQLGVDHTLNARTDQPDALTAAIQDVTGGEGVDCALEMSGDPGALHQAFRSVKNGGRVTLFGIPTGPVCFDLPNEIIFKGIRVYGVTGRRLFETWYRLAGLFKAGLDIRPVVTHRLPLADFTRGFELIKSGQCGKVVLIP; encoded by the coding sequence ATGAGAGCCCTCGTCAAGACCGCCCCGGAGCCGGGACTGACGTTGCAGGACGCGCCGGTTCCGAGACCGGCCCCCGGCGAAGCGCTCGTGAAAGTCGCGGCCACCTCGCTCTGCGGAACGGACGCGCACATTTACAACTGGGACGAGTGGGCCAGGGGCCGCATCCGGCCGCCCCGGATCATCGGCCACGAGATGTGCGGGGAGGTCGTGGAACTCGGCCCGGGCGTCACGTCCGTGTCGGTGGGGGACTACGTGGCCGCCGAGTCGCACTTCACTTGCGGCCTCTGCTTCCAGTGCCGGACCGGCCAGGCTCACGTTTGCCGAAACTATCAGATCCTGGGCATTGACGTGGACGGGTCCTACGCGGAATACGTCGCCCTGCCCGAGCGGGTCCTGTGGAAGACCTCCAGAGACATTCCTCCGGAGCTGGCCTGCGTGCAGGAGCCGCTGGGCAACGCGGTCTACGCCGCCCTGGTCGAGGATCTCACCGGACATTCGGTGCTGATCAGCGGCTGCGGCCCCACGGGATTGTTCGCCGCCGCCGTGGCGCGGGTGGCCGGCGCCGCCACGATCGTGGCCACGGACATCAGCGACTACCGGCTGGGGCTCGCGAAGCAGCTCGGGGTGGACCACACGCTGAACGCCCGGACGGACCAGCCCGACGCGCTGACGGCGGCGATCCAGGACGTGACCGGGGGCGAAGGGGTGGATTGTGCGCTGGAAATGTCCGGCGATCCCGGAGCCCTCCACCAAGCCTTCCGCTCCGTCAAGAACGGCGGGCGCGTGACGCTCTTCGGCATTCCCACCGGTCCGGTCTGCTTCGACCTGCCGAACGAGATCATCTTCAAGGGGATCCGGGTCTACGGCGTCACCGGGCGCCGGCTGTTCGAGACCTGGTACCGGCTGGCGGGGCTGTTCAAGGCCGGGCTGGACATCAGGCCCGTCGTCACCCACCGGCTGCCGCTCGCGGACTTCACCCGAGGATTCGAGCTGATCAAGTCAGGCCAGTGCGGCAAGGTCGTGCTGATCCCCTAG
- a CDS encoding VOC family protein: MIRGLWHVALRVRDLQQSHSFYEGLFGMRVVWQPDPENLYLSTGRDNLALHQVPPGEWAGDREPSRQALDHLGFVVDSPETVDRLFARVEREGIPVVHRPKRHRDGSYSCYVADPDGNTVQILYEPTISRPEPASDQGGRAASTTRF; the protein is encoded by the coding sequence ATGATTCGCGGATTGTGGCATGTGGCCTTGCGCGTGAGGGACTTGCAGCAGTCCCACTCGTTCTACGAGGGGCTCTTCGGCATGCGGGTGGTTTGGCAGCCGGATCCCGAGAACCTCTACCTCAGCACGGGACGGGACAACCTGGCCCTGCACCAGGTTCCGCCAGGCGAATGGGCCGGCGACCGGGAGCCGAGCCGGCAGGCGCTGGACCACTTGGGGTTCGTGGTGGACAGTCCGGAGACGGTGGATCGGCTGTTCGCGCGGGTCGAGCGGGAGGGAATCCCCGTCGTCCACCGTCCGAAGCGCCACCGGGACGGCAGCTACTCGTGCTACGTGGCCGATCCTGACGGAAACACCGTCCAGATCCTCTACGAACCTACCATCAGCCGGCCGGAGCCAGCGTCGGATCAGGGAGGGCGGGCCGCCTCTACCACCCGGTTCTGA
- a CDS encoding SUMF1/EgtB/PvdO family nonheme iron enzyme, whose product MDLLRNGVIALALGGIGLAGVGRAADVADIIVEWTAEGKRLAEERAKLPARDEMVTVPAGWFLMGSNKQADRNAYPAEFPQRRVYLDAYHIDKYEVTTVQFLRFVLATGRNPLLDWRYDGGNFQESMASHPVMHVSWYDADAYCRWAGKRLPTEAEWEKAARGEDGRIYPWGNQMAGLTRANFGRTGLSGPVRDRPERLLLYPPIISVDKYENAVSPYGIYQLAGNVAEWVADWYDAEYYRSAPDRNPKGPEKGTQKAFRGGGWIDSTPTVRAAQRNGTDPTTKMNWLGFRCARDATKSAER is encoded by the coding sequence GTGGATTTGCTCAGGAACGGCGTCATCGCTCTTGCGCTGGGGGGGATCGGCTTGGCCGGTGTGGGGCGAGCCGCGGACGTGGCGGACATCATCGTCGAGTGGACCGCGGAAGGGAAGCGGCTGGCCGAGGAGCGGGCCAAGCTGCCGGCCAGGGACGAGATGGTCACGGTGCCGGCCGGCTGGTTCCTGATGGGGAGCAACAAGCAGGCGGACCGGAATGCCTACCCGGCGGAGTTTCCCCAGCGGCGCGTGTATCTGGATGCCTATCACATCGACAAGTACGAAGTCACGACCGTGCAGTTCCTGCGATTCGTGTTGGCGACCGGGCGGAACCCACTCCTCGACTGGCGGTACGACGGCGGCAATTTCCAGGAGTCCATGGCCAGCCATCCGGTGATGCACGTGTCCTGGTACGACGCTGACGCCTACTGCCGGTGGGCGGGAAAACGGCTGCCCACGGAGGCCGAGTGGGAAAAGGCCGCGCGGGGGGAGGACGGGCGCATCTACCCCTGGGGCAACCAGATGGCGGGCCTGACCCGAGCCAATTTCGGCCGCACCGGTCTGTCCGGCCCGGTCCGCGACCGGCCGGAGCGGCTCCTCCTCTATCCTCCGATCATCTCCGTGGACAAGTACGAAAACGCGGTGAGTCCCTACGGGATCTATCAACTGGCGGGAAACGTCGCCGAGTGGGTAGCGGACTGGTACGACGCCGAGTACTACAGGAGCGCGCCGGACCGGAATCCCAAAGGGCCGGAGAAGGGGACTCAGAAGGCCTTCAGGGGCGGCGGATGGATCGACAGCACCCCCACCGTCCGCGCCGCGCAGCGGAACGGGACGGACCCGACCACGAAGATGAACTGGCTGGGCTTCCGTTGCGCCCGTGACGCAACGAAGAGTGCAGAACGATGA
- a CDS encoding uroporphyrinogen-III synthase, whose protein sequence is MLARELQGFAGLKVAAFESRMADEMARLIARYGGEPLVAPSMREVPLAENPEALAFGEQLLAGGFDLVLLLTGVGTRTLVEVLRTRYPLEAVKAALGRTTLVARGPKPAAALRDLGLTPQVTVPEPNTWRDILQALNVSVAGKKIAVQEYGVTNADLLEALRACGGAQVTAVPVYRWALPEDLAPLRGALQAILSGRVDVLLVTNAVQVDHALQVLRQEGQEERFRQQLGRMVVASIGPTASERLRSHGLPVDLEPSHPKMGLLVKETSERAQGLLRRKRGTMSDE, encoded by the coding sequence ATGCTCGCCCGTGAACTCCAGGGCTTCGCCGGCCTAAAGGTTGCCGCCTTCGAGAGCCGGATGGCGGACGAGATGGCCCGCCTGATCGCCCGCTATGGAGGCGAACCGCTGGTCGCGCCTTCCATGCGCGAGGTCCCGCTGGCGGAGAACCCCGAAGCCCTGGCCTTCGGCGAGCAGCTCCTGGCGGGCGGATTCGACCTGGTCCTCCTGTTGACCGGCGTGGGGACCCGCACGCTGGTCGAAGTGCTCCGGACCCGCTACCCGTTGGAAGCCGTCAAAGCGGCGCTGGGGCGGACCACGCTCGTGGCCCGAGGGCCCAAGCCGGCTGCCGCCCTCAGAGATCTCGGCCTGACGCCGCAGGTTACAGTGCCGGAGCCGAACACCTGGCGCGACATTCTCCAGGCCCTGAACGTGAGCGTGGCCGGCAAGAAGATCGCCGTGCAGGAATACGGGGTCACGAACGCCGACCTGCTCGAGGCCCTGCGCGCCTGCGGCGGCGCGCAGGTGACGGCCGTGCCGGTTTATCGCTGGGCCCTGCCGGAGGACCTGGCTCCGCTCAGAGGGGCGTTGCAGGCTATCCTGTCCGGACGGGTCGACGTACTCCTGGTCACGAACGCCGTCCAGGTGGATCACGCGCTGCAGGTGCTGAGGCAAGAGGGCCAGGAGGAGCGGTTTCGTCAGCAGTTGGGCCGGATGGTCGTGGCTTCGATCGGCCCGACGGCCAGCGAGCGACTGCGGAGCCACGGGCTGCCGGTGGACCTGGAGCCCTCCCACCCCAAGATGGGCCTCCTGGTCAAGGAGACCAGCGAGCGGGCGCAAGGCCTGCTTCGCAGGAAACGCGGAACGATGAGTGATGAATGA
- a CDS encoding type II toxin-antitoxin system prevent-host-death family antitoxin produces MKSATVSKLKATLSEHLAKVKAGGEVLVTERGKPIAKIVASHEPIASRS; encoded by the coding sequence ATGAAAAGCGCGACGGTCTCTAAACTGAAAGCCACCTTGAGCGAGCATCTCGCCAAGGTCAAAGCTGGCGGGGAAGTCCTCGTGACCGAGCGGGGGAAACCCATCGCCAAGATCGTAGCGAGCCACGAACCAATCGCCTCAAGAAGCTGA